One Anopheles marshallii chromosome 3, idAnoMarsDA_429_01, whole genome shotgun sequence genomic region harbors:
- the LOC128711946 gene encoding superoxide dismutase [Cu-Zn], which produces MLWSATVRMLAFGVAFCGLYLVAGQATIVGRLTDDVEFIDPTVGLGPGGTASGIPLGPRGFRGFEILPRPEPSWKAGATLVADNPEQQIMGTISFRQWAPGHVQTAINATGLPVGKHAVHVHAFGDMREGCKSTGPHFRSSIIGNIEVKEDGNAMIDFHSPYINLFGFAGIVGRSIVVHEKPSEVYRFPDLSINNPISFQGEEDTVGARIACGLITILDNVAP; this is translated from the exons ATGCTGTGGTCGGCGACAGTGAGAATGTTGGCGTTTGGCGTTGCATTTTGTGGACTGTATTTGGTCGCGGGTCAAGCCACGATCGTTGGACGACTTACGGACGATGTGGAGTTTATCGATCCGACGGTTGGACTTGGCCCAGGAGGTACGGCCAGCGGCATTCCGCTTGGACCGCGAGGATTCCGTGGATTTGAAATACTGCCCAGA CCGGAACCCTCGTGGAAGGCGGGCGCAACGCTGGTTGCGGACAATCCGGAGCAGCAGATCATGGGAACGATTTCCTTCCGCCAGTGGGCTCCGGGTCACGTCCAAACGGCCATCAATGCCACCGGGCTGCCGGTGGGGAAGCACGCGGTCCACGTGCACGCGTTCGGTGATATGCGCGAGGGATGCAAATCGACCGGGCCACACTTTCGCAGCAGTATT ATTGGTAACATCGAGGTAAAGGAGGACGGTAACGCGATGATCGACTTTCACAGCCCGTATATTAATCTGTTCGGGTTTGCCGGCATCGTTGGCCGCTCGATCGTGGTACACGAGAAACCGTCCGAGGTCTACCGGTTTCCGGACCTATCAATTAACAACCCGATATCGTTCCAAGGTGAGGAGGATACTGTCGGGGCACGAATTGCCTGCGGTCTTATAACGATTCTTGATAATGTTGCACCTTAG
- the LOC128713247 gene encoding ionotropic receptor 75a-like codes for MSVRFGPVDTRHLPWHERNQHQIVIVVDLSCPGTDNLLANAHQLLYYRVRWIALKSVYDGETTKGWENCTEYPLFDRLPLLISNELYYFCTNGTTGHHLVRQQYRLSTANSSAPMYETFGIWEPNEGVRLESSTVRTPVTSVRRQNFHQFQLRASLVILHNETLNHLDDLHDKHIDTISRVNYLLTKSVAHALNATVRFSFVDTWGYRDKETDRYNGMIGELQSDLADLGGTSMFFMQDRIKAVDFLSMTASTRASFVFRAPKLSFTDNVFVLPFDQYVWCCTVSFILLSGLLLLVVLRTEQRYNVSTGTEHNTTTTVTGLSDTLLNVFGTTCQQGSFIEPKTAPSRCLILLCLVVLMFLYASYSANIVALIQSPSTKIQTLEDLLASRLKTGAEDTVYNHYYFRHETEPTRKALYERKMRNKDGTENFLPLAQGVELIRQGHYAFHVERGVCYKLISETFQEEEKCGLQEMEYLKVIEPYYAVQKNSSFREPVRINLFKLREFGIQGRENTLLYTKKPRCVGGSSFIPVSIVDVWPALITLGWGYFLTIMMLITEQLWVRLRTRLQPTHEYFQQ; via the exons ATGTCCGTTCGATTCGGCCCAGTTGACACACGCCATCTTCCCTGGCACGAACGTAATCAGCATCAAATCGTGATCGTGGTCGATCTGTCCTGCCCCGGAACGGACAATCTTCTCGCCAATGCCCATCAATTGCTTTACTACCGTGTCCGTTGGATCGCGCTAAAGAGTGTGTACGACGGAGAGACTACCAAAGGTTGGGAAAATTGTACTGAATATCCACTGTTCGATCGACTTCCGCTGCTGATCAGCAATGAGCTGTACTACTTCTGCACCAACGGTACAACCGGACACCATCTGGTGCGGCAACAGTATCGGCTATCTACTGCAAACTCTTCAGCTCCGATGTACGAAACATTTGGCATTTGGGAGCCAAACGAAGGTGTTCGGTTGGAATCTTCTACCGTACGTACTCCGGTGACATCGGTTAGAAGGCAAAATTTCCACCAATTTCAACTGCGAGCGTCTCTGGTCATACTTCACAACGAAACGCTCAACCATCTGGATGATCTTCA cGATAAACATATTGATACGATCTCACGTGTGAATTACCTGCTCACGAAATCGGTCGCACACGCGCTGAACGCGACGGTAAGGTTCAGCTTCGTGGATACGTGGGGGTATCGAGATAAGGAAACAGATCGCTACAATGGGATGATCGGCGAGCTGCAAAGCGACCTTGCCGATCTCGGTGGCACTTCCATGTTTTTTATGCAGGATCGCATTAAAGCCGTCGATTTCCTTTCGATGACCGCATCAACACGGGCTAGCTTTGtgtttcgagcccccaaactGTCCTTTACCGATAACGTGTTTGTGCTTCCGTTCGATCAGTACGTCTGGTGCTGCACGGTTAGTTTCATCCTGTTGTCCGgacttttgttgttggtggtgttgcgAACCGAGCAGCGATATAATGTAAGCACAGGCACTGAGCATAACACCACGACCACCGTTACCGGGTTGTCCGATACGTTGTTAAACGTGTTCGGTACAACTTGCCAGCAGGGATCTTTTATAGAGCCAAAAACGGCGCCTTCGCGATGCCTTATACTGCTCTGCTtggtggtgctgatgtttCTGTACGCCAGCTACTCGGCCAACATTGTCGCACTCATTCAGTCGCCCTCGACGAAGATACAAACGCTTGAGGACCTGCTAGCGTCGAGGCTGAAGACCGGTGCGGAGGATACAGTCTACAATCATTACTACTTCCGG CACGAAACAGAACCCACCCGGAAGGCACTCTACGAACGCAAGATGAGGAACAAAGATGGCACGGAAAACTTTCTACCACTGGCGCAGGGTGTTGAGCTTATTCGACAGGGCCACTATGCATTTCACGTCGAGAGGGGTGTTTGCTACAAGCTAATCAGTGAAACGTTTCAGGAAGAGGAAAAGTGTGGCCTGCAGGAGATGGAATATCTGAAAGTTATCGAACCGTACTATGCGGTGCAGAAGAACAGTTCGTTCCGTGAGCCGGTACGTATCAATCTTTTTAAGCTGCGCGAGTTCGGAATACAGGGCCGCGAAAATACACTGCTGTACACGAAGAAGCCGCGTTGTGTTGGTGGCAGTAGCTTCATACCCGTGTCGATTGTGGACGTATGGCCCGCTCTGATAACGCTGGGTTGGGGTTACTTTCTCACAATAATGATGCTCATTACCGAACAGCTCTGGGTTCGTCTACGTACCCGGCTGCAACCAACGCATGAATACTTTCAACAGTAG
- the LOC128713937 gene encoding H(+)/Cl(-) exchange transporter 7: MPTERRLIDTDSDDENIEAASVRNRHRSQNEPTDYNIPVTTEADADPAFNLNSRSKETSQYESLDYDVCENVLWRREQTKIKPKFTVRKDFSRWVISLQIGVCTALVACCINIVIEEVSRLKYGFLKHQVDENVLRGDLSIPYLYWSLLNLIPVVIGATLVAYVEPVAAGSGIPQVKCYLNGVKVPRIVRIKTLAVKAVGVATSVIGGLAGGKEGPMIHSGAVIAAGISQGKSTTFRRDLKILQHFRDDHEKRDFVVGGAAAGVAAAFGAPIGGILFSLEEAASFWNQSLIWRTFFASIISSFTLNLILSAYHGVSSFHYRGLFNLGEFAPLPFEYFELPIFMLMGVMGGCSGALWNAVNSRINMFRAHALQQRWAKVLEAAFVAVLGATFACIMIYTINDCRPLGNDPTEHPVQLFCQDNEYNAAAALWFQTPEATVKALFHDPPGSHKILTLAAFVLIYYPLSCVTYGLSVSLGIFIPTLLIGAAWGRLMASFTVLAFPASSAFVSPGKYALIGAAAQLGGVVRMTLSLSVILLETTGNIGFILPIMLTLMTAKWSGDYFNEGIYDIQIRTSRVPMLPWHVEPEYQNLSARHVMARPVVCVRMEEKVQYLMDILKNTSHNGFPVIEDGDDGTRVNGRLIGLILRSQLVVILKHSYYQEASSFWESTVSIETFRDAYPRYPAVEELHVNEHKRSGKFSVNMEMFMNPSPYSVEEGTSVPRIFQLFRALGLRHLVVVSSENRVRGIITRKDFLKHH; this comes from the exons atGCCGACGGAAAGGCGATTAATAGACACCGATAGTGATGATGAAAACATCGAGGCAGCGAGTGTTCGCAATCGGCATCGTTCGCAGAAT gaaCCAACGGACTATAATATTCCCGTCACGACTGAAGCAGATGCCGATCCTGCGTTTAACTTAAATAGCAGATCCAAGGAAACGTCCCAGTATGAG AGCCTGGACTACGATGTGTGCGAAAATGTTCTGTGGCGTCGAGAACAGACGAAGATCAAGCCTAAGTTCACCGTACGGAAGGATTTCTCCCGTTGGGTAATTTCGCTGCAGATCGGTGTCTGCACTGCGCTCGTAGCGTGCTGCATCAACATCGTGATCGAGGAGGTATCGCGGCTTAAGTACGGCTTTCTGAAGCACCAGGTGGACGAGAATGTGCTGCGGGGTGATCTGAGCATTCCCTATCTGTACTGGTCTCTGTTAAATCTCATACCGGTCGTCATTGGAGCCACGTTGGTCGCATACGTTGAACCAGTGGCTGCTGGCAGCGGCATACCGCAAGTGAAATGCTACCTGAACGGCGTGAAAGTACCACGGATCGTGCGCATCAAGACGCTAGCTGTGAAGGCGGTTGGGGTGGCCACATCCGTGATCGGTGGACTAGCCGGTGGAAAGGAAGGACCGATGATACACAGCGGTGCGGTCATAGCGGCCGGAATTTCACAGGGTAAAAGTACCACCTTTCGTCGCGATTTGAAGATTCTGCAACACTTCCGCGATGATCACGAAAAGCGTGACTTTGTGGTCGGGGGTGCCGCAGCTGGCGTAGCGGCGGCTTTCGGTGCACCGATTGGTGGAATCCTGTTCTCGCTCGAGGAGGCGGCCAGCTTCTGGAACCAGAGTCTTATCTGGCGTACGTTTTTCGCATCGATCATCAGCTCGTTCACGCTGAACCTAATCCTGTCGGCATACCACGGAGTGAGCAGCTTCCATTACCggggtttgtttaatttgggCGAATTTGCACCGCTCCCGTTCGAGTACTTCGAGCTGCCGATCTTCATGCTGATGGGCGTGATGGGAGGTTGCTCGGGTGCCCTGTGGAATGCAGTAAATAGCCGGATAAATATGTTTCGTGCGCACGCACTACAGCAACGGTGGGCTAAAGTGTTGGAAGCTGCCTTTGTTGCCGTGCTAGGTGCGACGTTTGCATGTATAATGATTTACACTATCAATGACTGTCGCCCACTTGGAAACGATCCGACCGAGCATCCGGTACAGCTGTTCTGTCAGGATAATGAGTATAATGCGGCTGCCGCCCTGTGGTTCCAAACGCCCGAGGCAACAGTGAAGGCACTATTCCACGATCCGCCCGGATCACACAAAATCCTTACGCTGGCAGCGTTTGTGCTCATCTACTATCCCCTGTCGTGTGTAACGTACGGACTAAGCGTTTCTTTGGGCATTTTTATTCCGACTTTGCTAATTGGCGCCGCCTGGGGTCGTTTGATGGCGTCCTTTACAGTGCTCGCTTTTCCTGCATCGAGC GCGTTTGTTTCTCCTGGAAAATATGCTCTGATTGGGGCAGCCGCCCAACTTGGAGGCGTTGTTCGCATGACGCTGAGTTTGAGCGTTATTCTGCTGGAAACGACGGGAAACATTGGGTTTATTTTGCCCATCATGCTAACGTTGATGACGGCCAAATGGAGCGGAGATTACTTCAACGAGGGCATCTACGATATCCAGATTCGAACATCCCGCGTACCTATGCTACCGTGGCACGTTGAGCCGGAGTATCAGAATCTTTCGGCCCGCCACGTCATGGCTCGACCGGTTGTGTGCGTACGGATGGAGGAGAAGGTTCAATACCTGATGGACATACTGAAAAACACTTCCCACAATGGGTTTCCCGTGATTgaagatggtgatgat GGTACGCGCGTTAACGGACGACTCATTGGATTGATTCTGCGTTCCCAGCTGGTGGTGATATTGAAACACAGCTATTACCAGGAAGCGAGCAGCTTCTGGGAATCGACCGTCAGCATTGAAACGTTCCGTGATGCATACCCGCGTTATCCAGCCGTGGAG GAACTGCACGTCAATGAGCATAAGAGGAGCGGAAAGTTCTCCGTAAACATGGAAATGTTCATGAACCCTTCGCCGTACAGCGTAGAGGAGGGCACATCAGTGCCACGAATCTTCCAGTTGTTCCGGGCCCTTGGTCTGCGCCATCTCGTCGTGGTGTCATCGGAAAACCGCGTGCGTGGCATTATTACGCGCAAGGATTTTTTGAAGCATCACTAA